Proteins found in one Mytilus edulis chromosome 2, xbMytEdul2.2, whole genome shotgun sequence genomic segment:
- the LOC139511945 gene encoding tyrosine-protein kinase Abl-like: MGAQQGKEGKSSSSSKPKSKTKDQSRPSPGNPSIFTDPTDSLLQTRPLPDAPLGLLDTKWMSKENLLANQGEDDPNLFVALYDFQQGGENQLSIFKGEQITILGYNKGGEWCEVKNKANDLGWVPSNYIAPVNSLDKFSWYHGQISRNASEYLLSSGINGSFLVRESESSPGQRSISVRFEGRVYHYRISEDSDGKVYVTAEHRFNTLAELVHHHSIHSDGLVTTLLYPAPKRQKPTVFGLSPEPDRWEIERTEIAMKHRLGGGQYGDVYEAIWKRYNKTVAVKTLKEDTMALKDFLEEAAIMKEMKHPNLVQLLGVCTREPPFYIVTEFMPNGNLLDFMRSANKEDIGATILMYMATQIASGMAYLEARMFIHRDLAARNCLVGDSHLLKVADFGLARLMKDDTYTAHAGAKFPIKWTAPEGLAFNRFSTRSDVWAFGVLLWELATFGMSPYPGVELTEVYHLLERGYRMDRPAGCPASVYELMMRCWQWDPKDRPTFKEIHNVLEHMFEKSSISEEIEKELDKDPKKFQGLLPPKKNRSGANLQGLDSPDLGEGRISAGPTPPVTRRGLPPKEDNVDVLLRQQVSKAVIAKAAAAKKKGGPAPAPPRRTTSCKDPTDSQKDMENELKAKMKLQKAKIESSVLLENYDDDEYHETGSDVGLTISLQPSKRLELGSPKSYQREGKDVKMEDSGISQSSTESLKRAQIDKSKYLINTDSAVKSSAFEHSKERSSGRSFNLPYQRQYSIESGESAHRVSKETSTEETKDMVSNYKGKFYPKKALPLPQQALIRRQSSGRTNKTRDAESSVTIGRLDVNNVTKAISRYGTIPKGRRIEAYLASMESEVERNQIPDLPVVDDQDSGTDTASVASCPNLMPVEAVQDAAEKLVSHGQRENSDPGIKPEPNVKPSSFVKSQSQYGIVDNQNLPSTGLQRQKSDVTHSNNELARNFPDQKPKPSPRLSRMFEPRSEMDHTPHVIQPLHKPLVGIDHSPASTDSTLIGSPDSVLDSRKHSDYKSPRPTFSHKMRSASTGDYPLQNESPAVENINVTNSWSGNNSESITEEQAEGYSVLSKVAMFQSQKPGNSDYGGPFKPFTRNENGRESFSERHEGARPLSDLNYKSHVSKDDNIYKPVLPKNIQSGLQSALMSKSMIDTLETVPEKYSGPNSDSDSPKVTQEIVLKSANELNSCIESLTATGNKTSTNFMVLSEQILTFHELCSHFIDNLQVHAKFHAKELLSQLQAHSEQLKIYNSSNPASGIKLTNDVKATIQEILSLIQR, from the exons ATTCCTTGCTGCAGACACGCCCACTACCTGATGCCCCCTTAGGTCTGCTAGATACAAAATGGATGTCTAAAGAAAATCTGTTAGCCAATCAGGGTGAAGATGACCCAAACCTGTTTGTTGCTTTGTATGATTTCCAGCAAGGTGGTGAAAACCAACTAAGTATATTTAAAG GTGAACAAATAACTATCCTTGGTTACAACAAAGGAGGGGAATGGTGTGAGGTAAAAAACAAGGCCAATGACCTTGGCTGGGTGCCTAGTAACTACATCGCCCCTGTCAACAGTCTGGATAAATTCTCTTGGTACCATGGACAGATATCTCGTAATGCATCAGAATACCTTCTTAGTAGTGGTATAAATGGAAGCTTCCTGGTTAGAGAGAGTGAAAGTAGCCCAGGTCAGAGGTCGATTTCTGTCAGATTTGAAGGTCGCGTATACCACTACAGAATAAGTGAGGATTCCGATGGCAAG GTGTATGTTACAGCGGAGCATCGGTTTAACACCTTGGCTGAACTGGTCCATCACCATTCTATTCATTCAGATGGACTGGTAACCACTTTACTATATCCCGCTCCTAAACGCCAAAAACCAACAGTATTTGGTCTTAGTCCGGAACCCGACAGATGGGAAATTGAGAGAACCGAAATAGCAATGAAACATAGATTAG gtGGTGGCCAGTATGGTGATGTTTATGAAGCTATATGGAAGAGATACAATAAGACTGTGGCAGTCAAAACACTTAAG GAGGATACCATGGCATTAAAAGATTTTCTTGAAGAGGCAGCCATAATGAAAGAAATGAAGCATCCTAATCTAGTCCAGTTACTTG GTGTTTGTACCAGGGAACCACCATTTTACATTGTAACAGAGTTCATGCCTAATGGAAATCTCCTTGATTTCATGCGTAGTGCTAACAAGGAAGATATAGGAGCCACAATTTTGATGTATATGGCAACACAGATCGCTTCAGGAATGGCCTATCTAGAGGCTAGAATGTTTATACATAG AGATTTGGCAGCTAGAAACTGTCTGGTTGGTGATAGCCATCTACTTAAAGTAGCTGACTTTGGTTTGGCAAGATTAATGAAAGACgatacctacacagcccatgctGGAGCTAAGTTTCCTATCAAATGGACAGCACCTGAAGGGTTGGCATTTAACAGGTTCTCTACGAGATCTGATGTCTGGG CATTTGGTGTATTACTATGGGAGTTGGCTACTTTTGGGATGTCCCCCTATCCAGGAGTGGAATTGACCGAGGTGTACCATTTATTAGAAAGAGGTTACAGGATGGACAGACCAGCTGGATGTCCTGCCAGTGTATATGAACTGATGATGAGAT GTTGGCAGTGGGATCCAAAAGACAGACCAACTTTCAAAGAAATTCACAATGTATTAGAACATATGTTCGAAAAATCCAGTATTAGTGAAG AGATTGAGAAAGAATTGGACAAAGATCCAAAGAAGTTTCAAGGTTTACTTCCACCGAAGAAGAATCGTTCTGGTGCTAACTTACAAGGGCTGGATAGTCCTGATCTTGGAGAGGGCAGGATCAGTGCAG GTCCAACACCACCAGTTACTAGACGAGGGCTGCCACCAAAGGAGGATAATGTTGACGTTTTATTACGTCAACAAGTCTCCAAAGCAGTTATAGCCAAGGCTGCTGCTGCCAAGAAAAAGGGTGGACCTGCTCCTGCTCCTCCAAGAAGGACTACATCATGTAAAGATCCAACAGATAGCCAAAAGGATATGGAAAATGAACTGAAGGCAAAAATGAAACTACAGAAAGCTAAAATTGAAAGCTCAGTTCTCTTAGAAAATTATGATGATGATGAATATCATGAAACTGGAAGTGATGTTGGTTTGACTATTTCACTGCAGCCTTCAAAACGACTAGAATTAGGCTCGCCAAAAAGTTATCAAAGAGAAGGAAAGGATGTGAAAATGGAGGATAGTGGGATTTCACAAAGTAGTACCGAAAGTTTAAAACGTGCTCAAATTGACAAATCTAAATACTTGATCAATACTGATAGTGCTGTGAAATCTTCTGCTTTTGAACATTCTAAAGAGAGAAGTAGTGGGCGAAGTTTTAATTTGCCATACCAACGACAATATAGTATTGAAAGTGGCGAAAGTGCTCACCGTGTTTCTAAAGAGACTAGTACTGAAGAAACTAAAGACATGGTGTCTAATTATAAAGGCAAATTTTATCCTAAAAAAGCATTACCGTTACCACAGCAGGCTCTTATAAGGCGACAGTCATCAGGCAGGACTAATAAGACTCGTGATGCGGAAAGTAGTGTTACAATAGGACGGCTAGACGTAAATAATGTGACAAAAGCAATCAGTAGGTATGGAACTATTCCTAAAGGCCGTCGGATAGAGGCCTATCTAGCTTCAATGGAATCTGAAGTAGAAAGAAATCAAATTCCTGACCTGCCTGTAGTGGACGATCAGGATTCAGGTACTGATACTGCTAGTGTTGCATCATGTCCAAACTTAATGCCAGTCGAAGCAGTACAAGATGCTGCAGAAAAACTAGTTTCGCATGGTCAACGAGAAAATAGTGATCCAGGTATCAAGCCAGAACCTAACGTGAAGCCAAGTAGTTTCGTAAAATCTCAGTCACAATATGGTATAGTTGATAATCAAAACCTTCCTAGCACTGGGTTACAGAGACAAAAGTCTGACGTGACACATAGTAATAATGAGTTAGCTAGAAACTTTCCTGATCAAAAACCCAAACCTAGTCCAAGGTTATCACGTATGTTTGAACCTCGTAGTGAGATGGATCATACTCCACATGTTATTCAACCTTTACATAAACCTTTAGTTGGAATTGATCATAGTCCAGCTAGCACAGACTCAACATTAATTGGAAGTCCAGATTCAGTTCTCGATTCACGTAAACATTCTGATTATAAATCGCCTCGACCCACCTTTTCTCATAAAATGAGATCTGCTTCGACAGGAGACTATCCTTTGCAAAATGAATCTCCTGCAGTGGAAAATATAAATGTTACAAACTCGTGGAGTGGAAATAATTCAGAATCTATTACTGAGGAACAAGCAGAAGGATATTCTGTTTTGTCAAAAGTTGCAATGTTTCAATCACAAAAACCAGGCAATTCTGATTATGGTGGACCTTTCAAACCTTTTACGAGGAATGAAAATGGTCGTGAATCATTTTCTGAGAGACACGAAGGTGCACGGCCATTATCAGATCTGAATTATAAATCTCATGTTAGTAAAGATGACAATATTTATAAACCTGTTTTACCGAAAAATATTCAATCTGGACTACAATCAGCACTTATGTCAAAGTCCATGATCGATACTTTGGAAACAGTGCCTGAAAAATATTCTGGACCTAATTCTGATTCAGATTCACCCAAAGTGACACaggaaattgttttaaaatcgGCTAATGAATTAAATAGTTGTATAGAGTCTCTGACAGCTACTGGGAACAAAACGAGCACAAATTTTATGGTTCTGTCGGAACAAATTTTAACTTTTCATGAACTTTGTTCACATTTTATTGACAATTTACAAGTACATGCCAAGTTTCATGCTAAAGAATTGTTATCACAATTGCAGGCTCATAGTGAACAGTTAAAGATCTACAACAGTTCAAACCCAGCGAGTGGAATCAAGTTGACCAATGACGTTAAAGCAACCATTCAAGAAATACTAAGTCTTATACAACGGTGA
- the LOC139511946 gene encoding uncharacterized protein: MAEVSGHGDISPLEDTLEDSSRDGEGQKPRAPTTSSVVTKKRKSRSKYTQLEEKWNAKFGNLNSKLDSMFDFIKGQTSTANGDKNTSESGNTLSQRQSSSTPSLSQRQSGSSTSQSQRQTRRSRDSDSESADERDDVMSLQPGQNEVLGSGTESDNEGSNDEHLSSKAKKCLFDIFGEDAIAKKTEKKIGITMDDSQKEVLMGHWRALKPNLVSAFAEETKELFPVDEETEKFLQVPTLDDFIGNCLVKRHGSKASFSKGKNLHSQPYKMLERIAYRGQQASFMGIVICMYMQQSLGNLLELLTDETPNIDKAIQQVRDIFAMSTKELDQAGRAGAFHHIIRRQMCMTDTSMFLLHDSRDISDLPLTGEGVFGDNLVSALKARKDKDKTLDDLLPDIFPKDRKRKTPLTDDSSKAKKSKIEKSDQNKDKTSENFRIPKVYSNTGNRKFIKKTDDGKFSKPDTGYKKTPFPARGGKSYRK; this comes from the coding sequence ATGGCAGAGGTAAGTGGACACGGAGATATTTCTCCGTTAGAAGATACGTTGGAGGATTCCTCTCGTGATGGTGAAGGGCAGAAGCCACGTGCACCTACAACTTCGTCAGTAGTTACGAAGAAGAGGAAGTCCAGGTCCAAGTATACGCAACTAGAAGAAAAATGGAACGCAAAATTTGGAAACCTTAATAGTAAGTTGGACAGTATGTTTGATTTTATTAAGGGACAGACAAGTACCGCAAATGGGGACAAAAATACGTCTGAAAGTGGAAATACACTGTCACAAAGACAGTCCAGTTCTACTCCTAGTCTGTCACAAAGACAGTCAGGTTCTTCTACAAGTCAGTCACAAAGACAGACACGTAGGTCTAGAGATTCTGATAGTGAATCTGCTGATGAACGTGATGATGTAATGTCATTACAACCAGGTCAAAACGAAGTTTTGGGTTCTGGCACAGAGTCTGACAATGAAGGCTCTAATGATGAACATTTGTCAAGCAAagcaaaaaaatgtttgtttgatatttttgggGAGGATGCCATTGCCAAGAAAACTGAGAAAAAAATTGGCATTACCATGGATGATTCTCAAAAAGAGGTTCTAATGGGTCACTGGCGTGCGCTCAAACCAAATTTAGTATCAGCCTTTGCTGAGGAAACTAAAGAGCTTTTTCCTGTTGATGAGGAAACAGAAAAATTCCTACAGGTACCAACTTTAGATGATTTCATTGGAAATTGTTTAGTTAAAAGACATGGCAGTAAAGCCTCTTTTTCTAAAGGAAAGAATTTACATTCACAACCTTACAAAATGCTTGAAAGAATAGCATACAGAGGGCAGCAGGCAAGTTTTATGGGTATTGTCATTTGCATGTACATGCAACAGAGTCTTGGTAATTTATTAGAATTATTAACAGACGAAACACCAAACATTGACAAAGCAATTCAACAAGTAAGGGACATTTTTGCCATGTCCACGAAAGAGTTGGATCAAGCTGGTAGAGCAGGTGCTTTTCACCATATTATCAGACGTCAAATGTGTATGACAGATACATCCATGTTTCTTCTCCATGATTCGAGAGACATTTCAGACCTGCCTCTTACTGGAGAAGGTGTTTTTGGTGACAATTTAGTTTCTGCTTTAAAAGCGAGAAAAGACAAAGATAAAACTCTTGATGATTTGTTACCCGATATATTCCCAAAAGATCGGAAAAGAAAAACACCTTTGACAGATGATTCTAGTAAAGCTAAGAAGTCTAAAATAGAGAAGTCAGACCAGAACAAAGACAAGACTTCAGAGAATTTTCGTATCCCAAAAGTGTATTCCAACACAGGAAATAGAAAGTTCATCAAAAAGACAGATGATGGAAAATTCTCCAAACCAGACACTGGTTACAAGAAGACTCCCTTTCCGGCTAGAGGAGGGAAGTCCTATAGAAAATGA